From the Streptomyces nigrescens genome, one window contains:
- a CDS encoding S41 family peptidase: MTGNAQIIDRALGRIVAGYVFPQRAVEIDRAIRARLAAGEYDALDGTALCAAVTAHLQEVCPDKHLRLLWQEEARSTETEDDDAGRAAFLALLREQNQGIRRVEQLDGNIGCLDIRRIADAGEGARAIGAAMELVAQTRALILDLRECRGGSPEGAAMWCSYFFPDDQVHLNDIYERSTDSTRQFWTLSHLPAPRYLDRPVYVLTSATTFSGGEDVAYTLQALGRAELVGETTRGGAHPTGRHPVTEHITVTVPTARTTNAVTGTNWEGVGVRPDRAVAAGKALEMAHQEAIRRLS; encoded by the coding sequence GTGACCGGCAACGCACAGATCATTGACCGCGCCCTCGGCCGTATCGTCGCGGGCTATGTCTTTCCGCAGCGCGCCGTGGAGATCGACCGGGCGATCCGCGCCCGGCTGGCAGCCGGCGAGTACGACGCACTGGACGGGACCGCGCTCTGTGCGGCGGTGACGGCGCATCTGCAGGAGGTCTGCCCGGACAAGCACCTCAGACTGCTGTGGCAGGAGGAGGCCCGGTCCACCGAGACGGAGGACGATGACGCGGGCCGGGCGGCCTTTCTCGCGCTGCTGCGGGAGCAGAACCAGGGCATCCGGCGCGTCGAACAGCTCGACGGCAATATCGGCTGTCTCGACATCCGGCGGATAGCCGACGCGGGGGAAGGCGCCCGTGCGATCGGCGCGGCCATGGAGCTGGTCGCGCAGACCCGCGCCCTGATTCTCGATCTACGGGAGTGCCGGGGCGGCTCCCCCGAGGGTGCCGCGATGTGGTGCAGCTATTTCTTCCCCGACGACCAGGTGCACCTCAATGACATCTACGAGCGCTCCACCGACTCCACCCGGCAGTTCTGGACCCTGTCGCACCTGCCCGCGCCGCGCTATCTCGACCGTCCGGTGTATGTCCTCACCAGCGCGACCACGTTCTCGGGCGGCGAGGACGTGGCGTACACCCTGCAGGCGCTCGGGCGCGCCGAGCTGGTCGGTGAGACGACCCGGGGCGGGGCCCACCCCACTGGCCGGCATCCGGTGACGGAGCACATCACCGTCACCGTGCCGACGGCCCGGACCACCAATGCGGTCACGGGTACCAACTGGGAGGGCGTCGGGGTGCGGCCGGATCGTGCCGTGGCGGCCGGCAAGGCTCTCGAGATGGCGCATCAGGAGGCGATACGACGTCTGTCGTGA
- a CDS encoding DUF6400 family protein: MNDRNTSEPRIPEHRIFEFDLTAHETQRRTEVLAALGDTWDPIAVMEGEADAYRLLYSGLDAEQQATYDALVAAGVLPASGQA, from the coding sequence ATGAACGACCGCAACACCTCGGAACCCCGGATACCGGAACACCGGATCTTCGAATTCGACCTCACCGCGCACGAAACCCAGCGGCGGACCGAAGTGCTCGCGGCGCTGGGCGACACCTGGGACCCCATCGCGGTGATGGAGGGTGAGGCGGACGCGTACCGGCTCCTCTACTCCGGCCTGGACGCGGAGCAGCAGGCCACGTACGACGCGCTGGTCGCCGCCGGGGTGCTGCCGGCCTCCGGGCAGGCCTGA
- a CDS encoding PP2C family protein-serine/threonine phosphatase: MPLPRLRHLRERRELSHVLVLIPIGIIVAVCTIDVLAPPDIHLGPLLVAAPALTAAFAGPRLTAAIGALAVAAQVFIGIARHVLFTENLEAQIAALVVVSALVVLFTVVRDRNERRLRQSRSVAAVAQQVLLRPLPVHSGPLEIASLYLAAEEEAEMGGDLFAVARTTSSTRLIIGDVRGKGLPAYSHAALILGAFRAAAHREATLPRLAIHLDGAVRWDSRQWNNAPGPEAGTDAAGGAGADAVGATETGIGADAVAATETGTGTDAVDGSASEVGSASEVGSVPVPVSVPVPATPLPGPDPVIDTDETFATVILLDLPDRWPVVHTITCGHPPPLLLRDGRVRTLSAEWPALPVGLGGLPGAPDYEVEGFPFEPGDLLLLYTDGVSEARDDKGTFYPLVERAAAWSDCSPRQVLRQLRTDLLAHTNGRLGDDAAAVAVRRLGGGPGGGVPGTP, encoded by the coding sequence ATGCCCCTTCCACGGCTGAGGCATCTCCGGGAACGACGGGAACTCAGTCATGTCCTGGTGCTGATCCCGATCGGGATCATCGTGGCGGTCTGCACGATCGATGTCCTCGCACCGCCCGACATCCATCTGGGTCCCCTTCTCGTTGCGGCTCCCGCGCTCACCGCGGCCTTCGCCGGACCCCGTCTGACGGCGGCGATCGGAGCGCTGGCGGTAGCCGCCCAGGTGTTCATCGGTATCGCGCGCCATGTGCTGTTCACCGAGAACCTGGAGGCCCAGATCGCCGCGCTGGTGGTGGTCTCCGCGCTGGTCGTGCTCTTCACCGTCGTGCGGGACCGCAACGAGCGCCGGCTCAGGCAGAGCCGCTCGGTGGCCGCGGTCGCCCAGCAGGTCCTGCTCCGGCCGCTGCCCGTGCACAGCGGCCCGCTGGAGATCGCCTCCCTGTACTTGGCGGCCGAGGAGGAGGCGGAGATGGGCGGTGATCTGTTCGCGGTGGCACGCACCACCAGCAGCACCCGGCTGATCATCGGCGATGTCCGGGGCAAGGGGCTGCCCGCCTACAGCCATGCCGCCTTGATCCTCGGCGCCTTCCGCGCGGCCGCCCACCGCGAGGCCACCCTGCCCAGGCTGGCCATCCACCTCGACGGCGCCGTCCGCTGGGACAGCCGCCAGTGGAACAACGCGCCGGGGCCCGAGGCCGGGACGGACGCGGCGGGCGGGGCTGGGGCGGACGCGGTGGGCGCGACCGAGACCGGGATTGGGGCGGACGCGGTGGCCGCGACCGAGACCGGGACCGGGACGGACGCGGTGGACGGCTCCGCCTCGGAGGTCGGCTCCGCCTCGGAGGTCGGCTCCGTCCCCGTCCCCGTCTCCGTCCCCGTCCCCGCCACTCCGCTCCCCGGCCCCGATCCCGTCATCGACACCGACGAGACCTTCGCGACCGTGATTCTGCTGGACCTCCCCGACCGCTGGCCCGTCGTGCACACCATCACCTGTGGCCACCCGCCCCCGCTGCTGCTGCGTGACGGGCGGGTGCGCACCCTGTCGGCGGAGTGGCCCGCGCTGCCGGTCGGGCTCGGCGGGCTGCCCGGCGCCCCCGATTACGAGGTCGAGGGGTTCCCCTTCGAGCCCGGTGATCTGCTGCTGCTCTATACGGACGGGGTGAGCGAGGCCCGGGACGACAAGGGCACCTTCTACCCGCTGGTCGAGCGCGCCGCCGCCTGGAGCGACTGCAGTCCGCGGCAGGTACTACGGCAGCTGCGCACGGACCTGCTGGCGCACACCAACGGCCGGCTGGGCGATGACGCCGCCGCGGTCGCGGTGCGGCGCCTGGGCGGCGGGCCGGGCGGCGGAGTTCCCGGCACCCCCTAG
- a CDS encoding TetR/AcrR family transcriptional regulator translates to MAESERVPVERKRRRPTSSGVVLSADLIVDAACELIDAQGAQAFTVRKLGAALGADPSAVYRYFRNTEDLLLALADRLIGESMAGFTPSDDWAADLRDLALRAYRSALRHPQIAVFSTVRVTGRPHEQHAVDTGIGLLLRAGFDDATAVRHYHTLVDTALGHAAVDAGVLRLAPAQRAADEQAWQDEYGNLPAEDYPSLHRVREHLPLMGGSAVEPALDLLIAAIRQEAAERTG, encoded by the coding sequence GTGGCGGAGAGCGAGCGCGTCCCGGTCGAGCGCAAGCGGCGCCGGCCGACCAGCTCAGGCGTGGTCCTGTCGGCCGATCTCATCGTCGACGCGGCATGTGAACTCATCGACGCCCAGGGGGCGCAGGCCTTCACCGTGCGCAAACTCGGCGCGGCGCTGGGCGCCGATCCCTCCGCCGTCTACCGCTACTTCCGCAACACCGAGGATCTGCTGCTGGCGCTGGCCGACCGGCTCATCGGCGAGTCCATGGCCGGCTTCACGCCCAGCGACGACTGGGCCGCCGATCTGCGCGACCTCGCACTGCGGGCGTACCGCTCCGCGCTGCGTCACCCGCAGATCGCCGTGTTCAGCACCGTCCGGGTCACCGGCCGGCCCCATGAGCAGCACGCCGTCGACACGGGGATCGGCCTGCTGCTCCGGGCCGGCTTCGACGACGCCACCGCCGTCCGGCACTACCACACCCTCGTCGACACCGCCCTCGGTCATGCGGCCGTGGACGCCGGCGTCCTGCGGCTGGCTCCCGCCCAGCGCGCGGCGGACGAACAGGCCTGGCAGGACGAGTACGGCAACCTGCCCGCGGAGGACTACCCGAGCCTGCACCGCGTACGGGAGCATCTGCCGCTCATGGGGGGCTCGGCCGTCGAGCCGGCGCTCGATCTGCTCATCGCGGCCATCCGGCAGGAGGCGGCGGAGCGGACGGGGTGA
- a CDS encoding APC family permease has protein sequence MPSAVQQDPGPARMRRSLGVKDGVAIAASSTAATTSIGIGIGTLAAYAGRQTPALLLLAFVPILGIALSYARLNRSEPNCGSGYTWVGRSIGPWPGFLTGWVVLVGNVIFMAYTGAVTGSVVLQFLNKLGLYSVWGLRLDPASTGISTAVGLVALVVVTVTAITGVRAATRLQMGLLIFEYVVLLVFCGYALFVGDQPFSLSWLNPLEIGSPQAVAQGMVLAVFFYWGWDAAFSVNEETRSSTDAARGGLIALVVMMGLFLVGSLAFQRVMSTGELMHNGPQALTFLGAQLAPEPWASLPLAALMCSAFASLQSSVIPTARGALAMARDRTLGPVWQRVHPRYGSPAVGTLLIMALAALLAVLAVGIPKLNDMILTAVNSIGLTVALYYGLTALACAVRFRHSLRAGAVRALRDVVVPAASALALFGLGSYLVWDYATMSDHFEASPDNGWFMLLLPALFILAGLATAAWAKWVRRAPYFRTGRGTDADAITLPMDGDGGPLPSPVEG, from the coding sequence ATGCCTTCCGCAGTGCAGCAGGACCCCGGCCCGGCGAGAATGCGCCGCTCGTTGGGGGTGAAGGACGGGGTGGCGATCGCCGCGTCGAGCACCGCCGCGACCACCAGCATCGGCATCGGCATCGGCACCCTGGCCGCGTACGCCGGCCGGCAGACGCCCGCCCTGTTGCTGCTGGCCTTTGTGCCCATCCTCGGCATCGCGCTGTCGTACGCCCGGCTCAACCGCAGCGAACCGAACTGCGGCAGCGGCTACACCTGGGTGGGGCGGTCCATCGGCCCCTGGCCCGGATTCCTGACCGGCTGGGTGGTGCTGGTCGGTAACGTGATCTTCATGGCGTACACGGGGGCGGTGACCGGCTCCGTCGTGCTCCAGTTCCTCAACAAGCTGGGCCTGTACAGCGTGTGGGGGCTCCGGCTGGATCCGGCCTCGACCGGTATCAGCACCGCCGTGGGCCTGGTCGCGCTGGTCGTCGTCACCGTCACCGCCATCACGGGGGTGCGGGCCGCGACCCGGCTGCAGATGGGGCTGCTGATCTTCGAGTATGTGGTCCTGCTGGTCTTCTGCGGCTACGCCCTGTTCGTCGGTGACCAGCCGTTCTCGCTGTCCTGGCTCAACCCCTTGGAGATCGGCTCACCGCAGGCCGTGGCCCAGGGGATGGTGCTGGCGGTGTTCTTCTACTGGGGCTGGGACGCCGCGTTCAGTGTCAACGAGGAGACCCGCAGCTCCACCGACGCGGCCCGCGGCGGACTGATCGCGCTGGTGGTGATGATGGGTCTGTTCCTCGTCGGCTCGCTCGCCTTCCAGCGGGTGATGAGCACCGGGGAACTGATGCACAACGGACCGCAGGCACTCACCTTCCTCGGCGCCCAACTGGCCCCGGAGCCCTGGGCCTCGCTGCCCCTGGCCGCCCTGATGTGCTCCGCCTTCGCCTCCCTCCAGTCGAGCGTCATCCCCACCGCCCGCGGTGCGCTGGCGATGGCCCGCGACCGGACGCTGGGCCCGGTGTGGCAGCGCGTGCACCCGCGCTACGGCTCCCCCGCCGTGGGCACCCTGCTGATCATGGCCCTCGCCGCGCTGCTCGCCGTGCTCGCGGTCGGCATCCCCAAGCTCAACGACATGATCCTCACGGCCGTCAACTCGATCGGCCTGACCGTGGCCCTCTACTACGGACTCACCGCGCTCGCCTGTGCGGTGCGCTTCCGCCACAGCCTGCGCGCCGGAGCGGTGCGCGCGCTCCGGGACGTGGTCGTTCCGGCGGCGAGCGCGCTGGCGCTGTTCGGGCTCGGCAGCTACCTCGTCTGGGACTACGCGACCATGAGCGACCACTTCGAGGCGAGCCCGGACAACGGCTGGTTCATGCTGCTGCTCCCCGCCCTCTTCATCCTGGCCGGCCTGGCGACCGCCGCCTGGGCCAAGTGGGTACGCCGCGCACCGTACTTCCGCACCGGCCGGGGGACGGACGCCGATGCGATCACGTTGCCGATGGACGGGGACGGCGGCCCGCTCCCGAGCCCCGTGGAGGGCTGA
- a CDS encoding amidohydrolase has translation MDLSTTPDARTPGSAEGGPADLVFLAGPVHTVDSARTRASAVAVRGDRILAVGHEEEVRALIGPATEVVDLHGKLLIPGFQDAHVHPVGGGRELALCDLSAAVTAEAYRELISAYAAAHPQTPWITGGGWSMEAFPGGMPTREFLDALVPDRPVFLVNRDHHGGWANSCALERAGLTESTPDPSDGRIERDADGRPTGMLQEGAMQLVAGLIPDPTVAEQTEGLLRAQRLLHGYGVTAWQDAMLGYAPGMPDVTPAYVAARRDGKLTARVTGALWWDRARGEEQIPQLIARRAELTEGRLRATSVKIMQDGIAENHTAAMLTPYLTACGCASDNSGISFIDPEALRSYVTQLDAEGFQVHFHALGDRAVREALDAVEAARRTNGMRDTRPHLAHLQVVHPEDVPRFRRLGATANIQALWAAHEPQMDELTIPFLGPRRAAWQYPFGDLLRSGATLAAGSDWPVSSPDPIAALHVAVNRRAPEDPPSAPVFLPEQRIDLGAALAAYTAGSAYANHLDETGTIQPGKLADLVVLDRDPFDGPDEEIAATRVLQTFVGGQRVYAADDA, from the coding sequence ATGGATCTCAGCACCACCCCGGACGCCCGCACCCCCGGCTCCGCCGAGGGCGGCCCCGCGGACCTCGTGTTCCTCGCCGGTCCCGTGCACACCGTCGACTCCGCGCGCACCCGGGCGAGCGCGGTGGCGGTACGCGGCGACCGCATCCTCGCCGTCGGGCACGAGGAGGAGGTCCGCGCGCTGATCGGGCCCGCCACGGAGGTCGTCGATCTGCACGGCAAGCTGCTCATCCCCGGGTTCCAGGACGCACATGTCCATCCGGTCGGCGGCGGGCGGGAGTTGGCGCTGTGCGATCTGAGCGCTGCGGTCACCGCCGAGGCGTACCGCGAACTGATCAGCGCATACGCGGCCGCGCATCCGCAGACTCCCTGGATCACGGGCGGCGGCTGGTCCATGGAAGCGTTCCCCGGCGGGATGCCGACCCGCGAGTTCCTGGACGCGCTCGTCCCCGACCGCCCGGTGTTCCTCGTCAACCGCGATCACCACGGCGGCTGGGCCAACTCCTGCGCCCTGGAACGGGCCGGGCTCACCGAAAGTACGCCGGACCCGTCCGACGGGCGGATCGAGCGGGACGCCGACGGCCGGCCGACCGGCATGCTCCAGGAAGGCGCCATGCAGCTGGTGGCCGGCCTGATCCCGGACCCGACCGTCGCCGAGCAGACCGAGGGGCTGCTCCGGGCACAGCGCCTCCTCCACGGCTACGGAGTGACCGCCTGGCAGGACGCGATGCTGGGCTACGCCCCCGGAATGCCCGACGTCACCCCCGCGTATGTGGCCGCCCGGCGCGACGGGAAGCTCACCGCACGGGTGACCGGGGCGCTGTGGTGGGACCGGGCGCGCGGGGAGGAACAGATCCCCCAACTCATCGCCCGGCGCGCCGAGTTGACCGAGGGACGGCTGCGGGCGACCAGCGTCAAGATCATGCAGGACGGGATCGCCGAGAACCACACGGCCGCGATGCTCACCCCCTACCTCACCGCCTGCGGCTGTGCCTCCGACAACAGCGGCATCTCGTTCATCGACCCCGAGGCGCTGCGGAGCTACGTCACCCAGCTGGACGCGGAGGGCTTCCAGGTGCACTTCCATGCCCTGGGCGACCGGGCCGTGCGCGAGGCGTTGGACGCGGTCGAGGCGGCCCGGCGGACGAACGGCATGCGCGACACCCGGCCGCACCTGGCCCACCTCCAGGTCGTGCACCCCGAGGACGTACCGCGCTTCCGCCGGCTCGGCGCGACCGCGAACATCCAGGCGCTGTGGGCGGCCCACGAGCCGCAGATGGACGAGCTGACCATCCCCTTCCTGGGGCCCCGGCGCGCCGCCTGGCAGTACCCGTTCGGCGATCTGCTGCGCTCGGGCGCCACCCTGGCGGCGGGCAGCGACTGGCCGGTCAGCTCCCCCGACCCGATCGCCGCGCTGCATGTCGCGGTCAACCGCCGTGCGCCGGAGGACCCGCCGTCGGCGCCGGTCTTCCTGCCCGAGCAGCGCATCGACCTGGGTGCGGCGCTCGCCGCGTACACGGCCGGCAGCGCCTACGCCAACCACCTCGACGAGACCGGCACCATCCAGCCCGGCAAGCTGGCCGACCTGGTCGTGCTCGACCGCGATCCGTTCGACGGCCCCGACGAGGAGATCGCCGCGACCCGTGTGCTGCAGACGTTCGTCGGGGGACAGCGGGTGTACGCGGCCGATGACGCCTGA
- a CDS encoding ROK family transcriptional regulator, producing the protein MAERTQRTVRDLRRANRTAVLQRLYSDGPMSRQELGPATGLSSGSVSNVVAELVEEGLLEEAGVVGSDGGRPRTLLRVAPGSGCLIGVDVGETRVRVELFDLAMGELARSELPLRHHGYDVDLIVRHIADGIATVLRESEASPGRLLGVGVGVPGILDRSRPGGAVVHGQTIGWDAVPLEELLHHTVALPSGVGFFLSNGAKALGQAEMWFGGGRGAENAAIVLFGSGVGACLVTDGVIDGGARDSAGEWGHLTVSVGGRRCRCGARGCLEAYTGSEALLQRWQEAGGQPPPDADEETALAALVAAAHPPAGGPDADPVARSVLDETAEYLGAGISDLINLFSPERVLIGGWAGLQLGPHLLPAVRAHATAYSLAHPAGRVTIDLGRLGPDAVTVGAATLPLADFFANGGRRRAAPADEPGERVTAPGWRTALEERARAGRG; encoded by the coding sequence ATGGCCGAACGCACCCAACGGACCGTGCGTGACCTGCGCAGGGCCAATCGCACCGCGGTTCTGCAACGGCTGTATTCCGACGGTCCCATGAGCCGGCAGGAACTCGGGCCCGCAACGGGCCTCAGTTCAGGCTCCGTCAGCAATGTGGTCGCCGAACTCGTCGAGGAGGGACTGCTGGAGGAGGCCGGTGTGGTCGGGTCCGACGGCGGCCGGCCGCGCACCCTGCTACGGGTGGCTCCGGGGAGCGGCTGTCTGATCGGTGTGGACGTGGGGGAAACCCGCGTCAGGGTGGAGCTCTTCGACCTCGCCATGGGCGAACTGGCCCGCTCGGAGCTCCCGTTGCGGCACCACGGCTACGACGTGGACCTGATCGTCCGCCATATCGCCGACGGCATCGCGACCGTGCTGCGGGAGAGCGAGGCGTCCCCCGGCCGGCTGCTCGGCGTCGGTGTCGGCGTCCCTGGCATCCTCGACCGCAGTCGGCCCGGCGGCGCGGTCGTCCACGGCCAGACCATCGGCTGGGACGCGGTCCCGCTGGAGGAGCTGCTGCACCACACCGTCGCCCTCCCGTCCGGTGTGGGCTTCTTCCTCAGCAACGGTGCCAAGGCCCTCGGCCAGGCCGAGATGTGGTTCGGTGGCGGCCGGGGCGCCGAGAACGCGGCCATCGTGCTCTTCGGGTCGGGCGTCGGCGCCTGCCTCGTCACCGATGGCGTCATCGACGGCGGGGCACGCGACAGCGCCGGTGAATGGGGGCATCTGACGGTCAGCGTCGGCGGCCGGCGCTGCCGCTGCGGTGCCCGGGGCTGTCTGGAGGCCTACACCGGATCCGAGGCGCTGCTGCAGCGCTGGCAGGAGGCGGGCGGCCAACCGCCCCCGGACGCCGACGAGGAGACGGCGCTCGCGGCGCTGGTCGCCGCCGCCCACCCACCGGCCGGCGGTCCGGACGCCGACCCGGTCGCGCGCTCCGTCCTCGACGAGACCGCGGAGTACCTCGGCGCGGGCATCTCCGACCTGATCAACCTCTTCAGCCCCGAACGTGTCCTCATCGGCGGCTGGGCCGGTCTCCAACTCGGCCCGCACCTGCTCCCCGCCGTCCGCGCCCATGCCACCGCCTACTCCCTGGCACACCCCGCCGGCCGGGTCACCATCGACCTCGGCAGGCTCGGCCCCGACGCCGTCACGGTCGGCGCGGCGACGCTGCCGCTGGCGGACTTCTTCGCCAACGGGGGGCGGCGGCGCGCCGCACCGGCCGACGAACCGGGGGAGCGGGTGACGGCACCGGGTTGGCGGACGGCCCTGGAGGAGCGGGCACGGGCGGGGCGCGGCTGA
- a CDS encoding ABC transporter substrate-binding protein, translating to MRILRAATVTATVTALAVVAAGCGGGTSFDDGGSDDSPGTLTYWASNQGPNVEADKKILGPELRKFERQTGIKVKLEVIPWPELLNRILAATTSGQGPDVLNIGNTWSASLQATGALLPWDRKNLDAIGGRDRFLAPALEATGAAGKDPAAVPLYSLAYALYYNKRMFQEAGISKPPATWDELVADGKRISKDGKWGLGAEGGQLTNNIHQAFALGKQHGADFFDRTGKPTFTSDGAVAAVKQYIDFMAKDKIIAPGNAEYGQNQSLRDFATGRTAMVLWQAAATTFAADGMKPGDWGVAPVPVPSGTPGTGRQINSMLAGINIAVFKNTRNLQGARKFVKFMTSDTEQRLLNKTYGSIPPVKAAQQDPAFNRKDTRVLRETLIRSAAPLPQIAEESQFETSVGTAVKDLFADAAAGHPVTTASVKARLAKAQQQMAQ from the coding sequence ATGCGCATACTCCGAGCCGCGACCGTCACCGCCACCGTTACCGCACTCGCCGTCGTGGCGGCCGGATGCGGCGGTGGGACGAGCTTCGACGACGGTGGCAGCGACGACTCCCCCGGGACGCTGACGTATTGGGCGTCCAACCAGGGGCCGAACGTCGAGGCGGACAAGAAGATCCTCGGCCCCGAGCTGAGGAAGTTCGAGCGGCAGACCGGGATCAAGGTCAAGCTTGAGGTCATCCCCTGGCCCGAGCTGCTCAACCGGATCCTGGCCGCCACCACGTCCGGCCAGGGCCCCGATGTGCTCAACATCGGCAACACCTGGTCCGCTTCGCTCCAGGCCACCGGGGCGCTGCTCCCCTGGGACCGGAAGAACCTCGACGCGATCGGCGGACGCGACCGGTTCCTGGCGCCGGCCCTGGAGGCGACGGGTGCGGCGGGCAAGGACCCGGCGGCGGTACCGCTGTACTCACTGGCCTACGCGCTCTACTACAACAAGCGGATGTTCCAGGAGGCCGGGATCAGCAAACCCCCGGCCACCTGGGACGAGTTGGTCGCGGACGGCAAGAGGATCTCCAAGGACGGCAAATGGGGCCTGGGCGCCGAGGGCGGCCAGCTGACCAACAACATCCACCAGGCCTTCGCCCTCGGCAAACAGCACGGCGCCGACTTCTTCGACAGGACCGGAAAGCCCACCTTCACCTCGGACGGCGCGGTCGCGGCGGTCAAGCAGTACATCGACTTCATGGCCAAGGACAAGATCATCGCCCCGGGCAACGCCGAGTACGGACAGAACCAGTCGCTCAGGGACTTCGCCACGGGCAGGACCGCGATGGTGCTGTGGCAGGCCGCGGCCACCACCTTCGCTGCCGACGGGATGAAGCCCGGCGACTGGGGCGTGGCCCCGGTCCCCGTCCCGTCCGGCACCCCCGGCACCGGCCGGCAGATCAACTCCATGCTCGCCGGCATCAACATCGCCGTCTTCAAGAACACCCGCAATCTCCAGGGCGCGCGGAAGTTCGTGAAGTTCATGACGAGCGACACCGAACAGCGACTGCTCAACAAGACCTACGGCTCCATCCCGCCCGTCAAGGCCGCCCAGCAGGACCCGGCGTTCAACCGCAAGGACACCAGGGTGCTGCGCGAAACGCTCATCAGGAGCGCCGCGCCGCTCCCCCAGATCGCCGAGGAGTCACAGTTCGAGACGTCCGTCGGCACCGCCGTCAAGGACCTGTTCGCCGACGCGGCCGCCGGCCATCCGGTGACCACCGCATCGGTCAAGGCGCGGCTGGCCAAGGCCCAGCAGCAGATGGCGCAATGA
- a CDS encoding carbohydrate ABC transporter permease, with protein sequence MRGFTRLRRVGLPYLLLLPALLLELLVHLVPMVIGIVMSFKELTQLHIAHWGAAPWKALGNYRVTVDFDAPVGATLLHSFVVTCAFSLLTVGLCWLLGTAAAIFLQENFRGRGLLRAVFLTPYALPVYAAVITWAFLFQRDNGLVNHVLHDQLQLTGDRPFWLLGDNSFLALLVVSVWKTWPFAFLVVMAALQSIPKDLYEAAALDGAGIVRQIRRITLPSLRPINQVLLLVLFLWSFNDFNTPYVLFGKAAPEAADLLSIHIYQSSFVTWNFGTGSAMSVLLLLFLLVVTAGYLLATSRGRKSDG encoded by the coding sequence ATGAGGGGCTTCACCAGGCTGCGCCGTGTCGGCCTGCCCTATCTGCTACTGCTCCCCGCCCTGCTTCTGGAGCTGCTGGTCCACCTCGTCCCGATGGTCATCGGCATCGTGATGAGCTTCAAGGAACTGACCCAGCTCCACATCGCCCACTGGGGCGCGGCCCCCTGGAAGGCACTGGGCAACTACCGCGTCACCGTGGACTTCGACGCCCCGGTCGGCGCCACACTGCTGCACTCGTTCGTCGTCACCTGTGCGTTCAGCCTGCTGACGGTGGGCCTGTGCTGGCTCCTCGGCACCGCGGCCGCGATCTTCCTGCAGGAGAACTTCCGGGGCCGCGGCCTGCTGCGGGCGGTCTTCCTCACCCCGTACGCACTGCCGGTCTACGCCGCGGTCATCACCTGGGCCTTCCTCTTCCAGAGGGACAACGGCCTGGTCAATCATGTGCTGCACGACCAGCTGCAACTCACCGGTGACCGGCCCTTCTGGCTGCTCGGCGACAACAGCTTCCTCGCACTGCTCGTGGTCTCCGTCTGGAAGACCTGGCCGTTCGCGTTCCTCGTCGTGATGGCCGCGCTGCAGAGCATCCCCAAGGACCTCTACGAGGCGGCGGCGCTCGACGGCGCGGGCATCGTGCGGCAGATCCGGCGGATCACCCTGCCGTCCTTACGGCCCATCAACCAGGTGCTGCTCCTGGTGCTCTTCCTGTGGAGCTTCAACGACTTCAACACGCCGTATGTGCTGTTCGGGAAGGCCGCCCCGGAGGCCGCGGATCTGCTCTCCATCCACATCTACCAGTCCTCCTTCGTCACCTGGAACTTCGGTACCGGCTCGGCCATGTCCGTCCTGCTGCTGCTCTTCCTGCTGGTGGTGACGGCCGGCTATCTGCTGGCCACCTCGCGCGGAAGGAAATCCGATGGCTAG